A window from Mangifera indica cultivar Alphonso chromosome 2, CATAS_Mindica_2.1, whole genome shotgun sequence encodes these proteins:
- the LOC123209525 gene encoding uncharacterized protein LOC123209525 has product MGKEVKWSWTSAVVGAAAATVATAVLRAKPKDPTFRLISIKLTSFKLKLPVADVDLILTIHVTNPNISPINYSSTTMSIFYDGSLLGSGPVKAGSQPARSCQLLQIPARLDGLELTHHAAKFLADVARREMILDAEVDIAGTAKVLWWDHKFKVHVDSHVIVDPVFLDVIEQENKSQLEFLLT; this is encoded by the coding sequence ATGGGCAAAGAGGTCAAATGGAGCTGGACTTCTGCTGTTGTCGGAGCCGCAGCGGCAACTGTCGCCACGGCTGTTTTGAGAGCCAAGCCCAAGGATCCTACATTCCGCTTGATTTCAATCAAACTCACCTCCTTTAAGCTCAAGCTACCGGTCGCCGACGTTGATCTCATCCTCACAATACACGTCACAAATCCTAATATCAGTCCCATCAACTACTCTTCTACTACCATGTCAATCTTCTACGATGGTTCACTCCTCGGGTCCGGCCCTGTGAAAGCCGGATCTCAGCCGGCGAGGTCCTGCCAGTTACTCCAAATCCCGGCTCGGCTGGACGGGCTGGAGTTGACCCACCACGCCGCTAAGTTTTTGGCTGACGTGGCTAGGAGAGAAATGATACTTGATGCTGAGGTGGATATTGCGGGTACAGCGAAGGTATTGTGGTGGGATCATAAGTTTAAGGTACACGTAGACAGTCATGTGATCGTTGATCCTGTGTTTCTTGATGTAATTGAACAAGAGAATAAGTCTCAATTAGAGTTTTTATTAACTTGA
- the LOC123196951 gene encoding F-box/kelch-repeat protein At3g06240-like: protein MSSRSIKSFPQEIIVEILLRLPVKSLCRSRSVCKLWLALINDPHFIASHLRHTKTHKLILASHSLYSVNYEATPIDEELVALELDFPLKSVPRNAPVQIFGSCNGLLCIKSVPEAFFLFNPATGESRRVPEFQLTTLNHSCIHGFGYCEVTDDYKVVKVIVPSIVCVFSLRTGSWRRVKDCHYLYPYCASGTPLNGAIHWVLTRPGDGVVNVVVAAFDLAEEVFTDISLPEALREISLPEALRDFGLSSLATGVLGGCLCVLHHHGGLSREFWVMKEYGVVESWTKVLIQQPYHVLRPLCILKNCKMLLAMNGQHLVLCDRRDGSCKDFMVVNMPLLFDADVYVESLVSPKYRYRNQDLLMEGNNQ from the coding sequence ATGTCTAGTCGCTCGATAAAGAGTTTTCCTCAAGAGATCATTGTCGAAATACTGTTACGACTCCCCGTCAAATCCCTATGTCGATCTAGGTCTGTATGCAAACTATGGCTTGCATTAATCAACGATCCTCACTTCATAGCTTCACACCTCCGCCACACTAAAACTCACAAGCTCATTCTCGCTTCTCACTCTCTTTACTCTGTAAACTACGAAGCCACACCAATCGATGAAGAATTAGTTGCTCTGGAACTTGATTTTCCCTTGAAATCGGTTCCCAGAAATGCCCCAGTTCAGATCTTTGGCTCTTGTAATGGGTTGCTGTGTATAAAGTCCGTCCCTGAAGCTTTCTTCCTGTTCAATCCTGCAACTGGAGAGTCCAGGAGAGTACCGGAATTTCAATTGACTACTTTGAATCACAGTTGTATACATGGGTTTGGTTATTGTGAAGTTACTGATGATTATAAGGTTGTGAAAGTTATTGTTCCATCTATTGTGTGTGTGTTTTCGTTGCGAACTGGGTCTTGGAGAAGAGTGAAAgattgtcattatttatatcCCTATTGTGCTTCAGGTACACCACTTAATGGAGCTATTCATTGGGTTTTAACTAGACCTGGTGATGGTGTTGTTAATGTGGTAGTTGCTGCGTTTGATTTGGCAGAGGAGGTATTTACAGACATTTCGCTTCCCGAAGCTTTGAGAGAAATTTCGCTTCCTGAAGCTTTGAGAGACTTTGGGTTGTCTTCGCTTGCGACTGGGGTTCTTGGAGGGTGTCTGTGTGTGTTGCATCATCATGGGGGGCTTAGTAGAGAATTTTGGGTTATGAAAGAATATGGTGTAGTGGAATCTTGGACGAAAGTTTTGATTCAACAACCATATCATGTGTTAAGGCCATTGTGTATTTTGAAGAATTGTAAAATGTTGTTGGCTATGAATGGGCAGCATTTAGTTCTTTGTGATCGGAGAGATGGTTCGTGTAAAGATTTTATGGTTGTTAACATGCCACTTCTGTTTGATGCTGATGTTTATGTGGAGAGCCTTGTGTCACCCAAATACAGGTATAGGAATCAAGATTTGTTAATGGAAGGTAATAATCAATGA
- the LOC123196958 gene encoding uncharacterized protein LOC123196958 has protein sequence MGKEVKWSWTSAVVGAVAATVATAVLTAKPKDPTFHLISIKLTSFKLKLPVADVDLILTIHVTNPNITPINYSSTTMSIFYDGSLLGSGPVKAGSQPARSCQLLQIPARLDGLELTHHAAKFLADVARREMILDAEVDIAGAAKVLWWDHKFKVHVDSHVIVDPVFLDVIEQENKSQLEFFLT, from the coding sequence ATGGGCAAAGAGGTCAAATGGAGCTGGACCTCCGCTGTTGTCGGAGCCGTAGCAGCAACTGTCGCCACGGCTGTTTTGACAGCCAAGCCCAAGGATCCTACATTCCACTTGATTTCCATCAAACTCACCTCCTTTAAGCTCAAGCTACCGGTCGCCGACGTCGATCTCATCCTCACAATACACGTCACAAATCCTAATATCACTCCCATCAACTACTCTTCTACTACCATGTCCATCTTCTACGATGGTTCACTCCTAGGGTCCGGTCCTGTGAAAGCCGGATCTCAGCCCGCGAGGTCCTGCCAGTTGCTTCAAATCCCGGCTCGGCTGGACGGGCTGGAGTTGACCCACCACGCCGCTAAGTTTTTGGCTGACGTGGCCAGGAGAGAGATGATACTTGATGCTGAGGTGGATATTGCGGGTGCGGCGAAGGTATTGTGGTGGGATCATAAGTTTAAGGTACACGTGGACAGTCATGTGATCGTTGATCCTGTGTTTCTTGATGTAATTGAACAAGAGAATAAGTCTCAATTAGAGTTTTTTCTTACTTGA
- the LOC123206864 gene encoding uncharacterized protein LOC123206864 — translation MGKKVKWSWTSAFVGAAAATVATAVFRAKPKDPTFHLLSIKLNSFKLKLPVADADLILTIHVTNPNITPINYSSTTMSIFYEGSLLGSGPLKAGSQPARSCQLLQISARLDGLELSHHAAKFLGDVAKREMMLDAKMDITGTAKVLWRDHKFKVHVDSHVTVDPVFLDIIDQENKSQLKLFLT, via the coding sequence ATGGGCAAAAAGGTCAAATGGAGCTGGACCTCTGCTTTCGTCGGAGCCGCAGCAGCAACGGTCGCCACGGCTGTTTTCAGGGCCAAGCCCAAGGATCCTACATTCCACTTGCTTTCAATCAAACTCAACTCTTTTAAGCTCAAGTTACCAGTCGCCGATGCCGATCTCATCCTCACAATACACGTCACAAATCCTAATATCACTCCCATCAACTACTCTTCTACTACCATGTCCATCTTCTACGAGGGCTCACTCCTCGGTTCTGGTCCTTTGAAAGCTGGATCTCAGCCGGCGAGGTCCTGCCAGTTGCTACAAATCTCGGCTCGGCTAGACGGACTGGAGCTGAGCCACCACGCCGCTAAGTTTTTGGGTGATGTGGCCAAGAGAGAGATGATGCTTGATGCTAAGATGGATATCACGGGTACAGCGAAGGTATTGTGGCGGGATCATAAGTTTAAGGTACACGTGGACAGTCATGTGACCGTTGATCCAGTGTTTCTTGATATAATTGATCAAGAGAATAAATCTCAATTGAAGCTTTTTCTTACTTGA
- the LOC123209677 gene encoding probable H/ACA ribonucleoprotein complex subunit 1, which yields MTFIKQRYFFLLLFFQHLLAHQLSQKPLLHTEFPQNFTLNEGEKKVVVSVNRRGGGGHAGGGHAGGGHAGGSGRGDGGRGGHEGPGRGAVIPLYVAGAGGYHGHDRHHHGSNSASPGNCGLCHLVLSIFISVVFLNFV from the exons ATGACCTTCATAAAACAGCGATACTTCTTCTTGTTACTCTTCTTTCAACATCTTCTTGCACATCAACTTTCCCAGAAACCTCTTCTGCATACag AATTCCCacaaaattttacattgaacGAGGGAGAGAAAAAGGTGGTGGTATCCGTAAATAGGCGTGGAGGTGGTGGTCATGCAGGTGGTGGTCATGCAGGTGGTGGTCATGCAGGTGGCAGTGGCCGTGGTGATGGAGGTAGAGGTGGACACGAGGGTCCAGGGCGTGGAGCTGTAATTCCTCTATATGTAGCTGGTGCAGGTGGCTACCACGGCCATGACCGCCACCATCATGGTTCGAATAGTGCTAGCCCGGGTAACTGTGGCCTGTGTCATCTGGTTTTGTCTATTTTTATAtctgttgtttttttaaatttcgttTAG